The proteins below are encoded in one region of Juglans microcarpa x Juglans regia isolate MS1-56 chromosome 4D, Jm3101_v1.0, whole genome shotgun sequence:
- the LOC121259866 gene encoding protein REPRESSOR OF SILENCING 3 isoform X1 — translation MEEGTETTKEKMRIFVGGLGESVTGDDLQRLFASSGMAEEVVIVRTKGRSFAYVDFSPASINSLSKLFSTYNGCVWKGGRLRLEKAKEHYLVSLKREWAEKAELASRGLTNSYNSDEDMVSYDKPKKVINSERKQLRIYFPNLRKVKLMPLSGTGKHKYSFQRVEVVPSLPIHFCDCEEHSIHHPTAKEKQTCDLETLSDGISEEELNVMNSVMNKLFERENLLDAVGSGKGLTKGRDDSIKSVQMLQVNENEEASVTDEDNLIINVMTRRNNRMGSNNMMAFIGGQGKKRISENKESGFIRTQTSMEGQNLNVLKVQKNNVVPPYKKRKSLFNQESIGNGPRPAIPKGNGELKTPSDESAILLGAQLVDPESGIQQSATLPSLSRKSSWRKLLRDRGNTFSISHILPGISSSEEEQLKSNSFVPDSTVSKNDDWVSHGDHLESKLGETTKEELVETQPSSHTAPSTKSSRGASWLQKSSWTQLVGENKSSLFSIAQILPDISNGKQVIMELNNVVIVDSNDSKHKDLGKHHDGKSTGDDSLSLEMREDESVIRSTLEKNRQTVLGNGEPPGRISEKKHDSASKLASAGNISIGETCSFMRSATSLKEWAKTKATISGSLKRKRGRSRCFNV, via the exons ATGGAAGAAGGTACAGAAACGACGAAGGAGAAGATGAGGATATTTGTGGGAGGATTGGGGGAAAGCGTGACGGGCGATGATCTGCAGAGGTTGTTCGCGTCTTCGGGAATGGCAGAGGAAGTGGTCATTGTGAGGACCAAAGGCCGCAGCTTTGCCTACGTCGACTTCTCCCCCGCTTCCATTAACTCCCTTTCCAAGCTCTTCAGCACT TATAATGGGTGTGTCTGGAAGGGAGGGAGGCTGAGGCTTGAGAAAGCTAAAGAACATTATCTTGTTAGTTTGAAACGAGAGTGGGCAGAAAAAGCTGAACTTGCAAGTAGGGGACTTACTAACAGTTATAATTCAGATGAAGACATGGTCTCCTACGACAAGCCTAAGAAAGTCATCAATTCTGAAAGAAAGCAACTTCGGATTTACTTCCCCAACTTAAGAAAG GTGAAATTAATGCCATTAAGTGGAACTGGCAAACACAAATACAGTTTCCAACGTGTTGAAGTAGTTCCTTCTCTCCCTATCCATTTTTGCGATTGTGAAGAGCATTCCATTCATCATCCCACTGCAAAGGAAAAACAAACTTGTGATCTGGAAACCCTAAGTGATGGGATAAGTGAGGAAGAGCTTAACGTAATGAATTCAGTGATGAACAAGCTCTTTGAAAGAGAAAACCTATTAGATGCTGTAGGCAGTGGAAAGGGACTGACCAAGGGAAGAGATGATTCCATCAAATCTGTTCAAATGTTGCAAGTCAATGAGAATGAAGAAGCTTCTGTAACAGATGAGGATAACCTCATAATTAATGTGATGACTAGGAGAAACAACAGGATGGGCAGCAACAACATGATGGCTTTTATAGGTGGCCagggaaagaaaagaatttcTGAAAATAAG GAATCAGGATTCATACGAACTCAAACCTCTATGGAAGGGCAAAATCTGAACGTGCTCAAAGTGCAGAAAAATAATGTTGTACCTCCTTACAAAAAGAGGAAATCACTTTTCAATCAAGAAAGTATTGGAAATGGACCTCGGCCTGCTATCCCCAAAGGCAATGGGGAGTTGAAAACCCCTTCTGATGAGTCGGCAATACTCTTGGGAGCTCAACTGGTTGACCCAGAATCTGGTATCCAACAATCAGCAACACTTCCATCATTGTCCCGGAAGTCTTCCTGGAGAAAACTTCTCCGTGATAGGGGCAACACTTTCAGCATCTCACATATATTGCCAGGCATTAGTTCTAGCGAGGAAGAgcaactaaaatcaaattcctTTGTGCCCGACTCCACTGTCAGCAAAAATGACGACTGGGTAAGTCATGGAGATCACTTGGAGAGCAAGTTGGGTGAAACAACTAAAGAGGAGCTCGTGGAAACTCAGCCTTCCAGCCATACTGCACCTTCAACTAAATCCAGTAGAGGTGCTTCATGGCTCCAGAAATCCTCGTGGACACAGTTGGTTGGCGAGAATAAGAGTAGCTTATTCAGCATTGCACAAATTTTGCCTGATATTTCTAATGGAAAGCAAGTCATAATGGAGCTCAATAATGTGGTCATTGTTGATTCCAACGACAGCAAGCATAAGGATCTGGGGAAACATCATGATGGTAAATCTACTGGAGATGATTCTTTATCTTTGGAAATGAGAGAGGATGAGAGTGTCATTAGGAGTACTCTAGAGAAGAATCGACAGACTGTTTTGGGCAATGGTGAGCCTCCTGGTCGAATATCTGAGAAGAAACATGATTCAGCATCGAAGTTGGCATCTGCTGGGAATATTAGTATAGGAGAAACATGTTCTTTTATGAGAAGTGCCACTTCGTTGAAAGAGTGGGCAAAAACTAAGGCTACCATAAGTGGATCACTCaagagaaaaagagggagaAGTAGATGTTTTAATGTTTGA
- the LOC121259866 gene encoding protein REPRESSOR OF SILENCING 3 isoform X2: MVSYDKPKKVINSERKQLRIYFPNLRKVKLMPLSGTGKHKYSFQRVEVVPSLPIHFCDCEEHSIHHPTAKEKQTCDLETLSDGISEEELNVMNSVMNKLFERENLLDAVGSGKGLTKGRDDSIKSVQMLQVNENEEASVTDEDNLIINVMTRRNNRMGSNNMMAFIGGQGKKRISENKESGFIRTQTSMEGQNLNVLKVQKNNVVPPYKKRKSLFNQESIGNGPRPAIPKGNGELKTPSDESAILLGAQLVDPESGIQQSATLPSLSRKSSWRKLLRDRGNTFSISHILPGISSSEEEQLKSNSFVPDSTVSKNDDWVSHGDHLESKLGETTKEELVETQPSSHTAPSTKSSRGASWLQKSSWTQLVGENKSSLFSIAQILPDISNGKQVIMELNNVVIVDSNDSKHKDLGKHHDGKSTGDDSLSLEMREDESVIRSTLEKNRQTVLGNGEPPGRISEKKHDSASKLASAGNISIGETCSFMRSATSLKEWAKTKATISGSLKRKRGRSRCFNV; encoded by the exons ATGGTCTCCTACGACAAGCCTAAGAAAGTCATCAATTCTGAAAGAAAGCAACTTCGGATTTACTTCCCCAACTTAAGAAAG GTGAAATTAATGCCATTAAGTGGAACTGGCAAACACAAATACAGTTTCCAACGTGTTGAAGTAGTTCCTTCTCTCCCTATCCATTTTTGCGATTGTGAAGAGCATTCCATTCATCATCCCACTGCAAAGGAAAAACAAACTTGTGATCTGGAAACCCTAAGTGATGGGATAAGTGAGGAAGAGCTTAACGTAATGAATTCAGTGATGAACAAGCTCTTTGAAAGAGAAAACCTATTAGATGCTGTAGGCAGTGGAAAGGGACTGACCAAGGGAAGAGATGATTCCATCAAATCTGTTCAAATGTTGCAAGTCAATGAGAATGAAGAAGCTTCTGTAACAGATGAGGATAACCTCATAATTAATGTGATGACTAGGAGAAACAACAGGATGGGCAGCAACAACATGATGGCTTTTATAGGTGGCCagggaaagaaaagaatttcTGAAAATAAG GAATCAGGATTCATACGAACTCAAACCTCTATGGAAGGGCAAAATCTGAACGTGCTCAAAGTGCAGAAAAATAATGTTGTACCTCCTTACAAAAAGAGGAAATCACTTTTCAATCAAGAAAGTATTGGAAATGGACCTCGGCCTGCTATCCCCAAAGGCAATGGGGAGTTGAAAACCCCTTCTGATGAGTCGGCAATACTCTTGGGAGCTCAACTGGTTGACCCAGAATCTGGTATCCAACAATCAGCAACACTTCCATCATTGTCCCGGAAGTCTTCCTGGAGAAAACTTCTCCGTGATAGGGGCAACACTTTCAGCATCTCACATATATTGCCAGGCATTAGTTCTAGCGAGGAAGAgcaactaaaatcaaattcctTTGTGCCCGACTCCACTGTCAGCAAAAATGACGACTGGGTAAGTCATGGAGATCACTTGGAGAGCAAGTTGGGTGAAACAACTAAAGAGGAGCTCGTGGAAACTCAGCCTTCCAGCCATACTGCACCTTCAACTAAATCCAGTAGAGGTGCTTCATGGCTCCAGAAATCCTCGTGGACACAGTTGGTTGGCGAGAATAAGAGTAGCTTATTCAGCATTGCACAAATTTTGCCTGATATTTCTAATGGAAAGCAAGTCATAATGGAGCTCAATAATGTGGTCATTGTTGATTCCAACGACAGCAAGCATAAGGATCTGGGGAAACATCATGATGGTAAATCTACTGGAGATGATTCTTTATCTTTGGAAATGAGAGAGGATGAGAGTGTCATTAGGAGTACTCTAGAGAAGAATCGACAGACTGTTTTGGGCAATGGTGAGCCTCCTGGTCGAATATCTGAGAAGAAACATGATTCAGCATCGAAGTTGGCATCTGCTGGGAATATTAGTATAGGAGAAACATGTTCTTTTATGAGAAGTGCCACTTCGTTGAAAGAGTGGGCAAAAACTAAGGCTACCATAAGTGGATCACTCaagagaaaaagagggagaAGTAGATGTTTTAATGTTTGA
- the LOC121259782 gene encoding glucan endo-1,3-beta-glucosidase 6 codes for MGWFSLAIGLVSLCLMVCTVSGIGANWGTQASHPLPPDTVVRLLRDNGFQKVKLFDADYGALRALGKSGIEVMVGIPNDMLQSLASSVKAAEKWVAKNVSTHITTNNVNIRYVAVGNEPFLETYNGSFLKTTFPALQNVQSALIKAGLSNQVKVTVPLNADVYASSTGLPSGGDFRADIHDLMLAIVKFLSDNSGPFTVNIYPFISLYIDPDFPVEYAFFDGNATPLNDGGTSYYNMFDANYDTLVWALQKNGFGNLPIIVGEIGWPTDGDRNANRMYAQRFNQGFMSHISGGRGTPMRPVTVDAYLFSLIDEDAKSIDPGNFERHWGVFTYYGVPKYPLNLGTTNSGSLVQARNVDYLDRKWCVMKPSAKLDDPQVQPSVSYACGRADCTSLGYGTSCGNLDARGNISYAFNSYYQRNNQLDAACKFPNLSMITKTDPTVGDCRFEIMIEPYYGGAERTRGCLQMPLSLVSGLGLFLLTLL; via the exons ATGGGTTGGTTTTCGTTGGCTATCGGGTTGGTTTCATTGTGCTTAATGGTATGCACGGTGAGTGGTATTGGTGCCAACTGGGGAACGCAGGCAAGCCACCCTCTGCCTCCAGACACAGTGGTGAGGCTGCTGAGAGATAACGGATTTCAAAAGGTTAAGCTTTTCGATGCGGATTATGGGGCATTGAGAGCTCTAGGTAAATCTGGGATTGAGGTCATGGTCGGGATTCCTAATGATATGCTTCAGTCTCTGGCCAGCAGCGTGAAGGCTGCTGAGAAATGGGTTGCCAAAAATGTCTCCACGCACATCACGACTAATAATGTTAACATCAG GTATGTTGCAGTTGGAAATGAACCGTTCTTGGAAACATACAACGGAAGCTTCCTCAAAACAACTTTCCCTGCCCTGCAGAATGTACAATCTGCGCTGATAAAGGCCGGTCTTAGCAACCAAGTCAAGGTAACAGTCCCCCTTAATGCTGATGTATATGCAAGCTCAACTGGCCTTCCTTCCGGTGGTGACTTCAGAGCTGATATCCACGACCTAATGCTAGCCATTGTCAAGTTCTTGAGTGACAATAGTGGCCCCTTTACTGTTAACATCTACCCATTTATAAGCCTCTACATTGACCCCGACTTCCCTGTTGAGTATGCCTTCTTTGATGGCAATGCAACACCTCTAAATGATGGTGGGACGTCCTATTACAATATGTTTGATGCAAATTATGACACACTTGTGTGGGCCCTACAAAAAAATGGGTTTGGAAACTTGCCAATCATAGTTGGTGAGATTGGGTGGCCAACTGATGGAGATCGGAATGCTAACCGAATGTATGCTCAGAGGTTCAACCAAGGTTTTATGTCCCATATATCCGGTGGAAGAGGGACCCCTATGAGACCTGTGACAGTTGATGCATATCTATTTAGTTTGATTGATGAGGATGCTAAGAGTATTGATCCAGGAAATTTTGAACGCCACTGGGGGGTATTTACTTATTACGGGGTACCAAAATACCCACTTAACCTTGGTACCACAAATTCAGGATCCTTGGTTCAGGCTAGAAATGTGGACTACTTGGATCGCAAGTGGTGTGTGATGAAGCCATCGGCTAAACTTGATGACCCACAAGTGCAACCAAGCGTGAGTTATGCCTGTGGACGTGCTGATTGCACCAGCCTTGGCTATGGGACATCTTGTGGAAATTTGGATGCTCGGGGGAACATCTCTTATGCATTTAACAGTTACTACCAGAGGAATAATCAACTTGATGCTGCCTGCAAGTTTCCCAACCTTTCAATGATCACTAAAACAGACCCCACAGTTGGAGATTGTAGATTTGAGATAATGATCGAACCATATTATGGAGGTGCAGAAAGGACACGTGGGTGTCTCCAAATGCCACTGAGTTTGGTTTCTGGCCTTGGTCTCTTTTTGCTAACACTTCTGTGA